AGCGGCTAGCAGCAGAGCAAATGCAAAGTGAAGAACTCGATGAGAGGGTAGGGGAATGAGACAGAGGATTCACCGTGTCGGCTTGTTGACGGGCGGCGGAGATTGTCCGGGTCTAAACGCCGTCATTCGTGCCGTCTCTAAGGCTTTGATGCGCGCCCAAAATACGGAAGTGATCGGTTTTGAAGACGGCTTTGAGGGGCTGATCGAGAACCGTTACAAAATTCTCGACTGGAACGCCGTTTCGGGTATTCTGCAGCGCGGCGGAACCATTTTGGGGACCTCGAATAAAGCCGATCCGTTCGGCTATATTGTTTACGAAAACGGTCAGCGGCGGTTGGTGGATAAATCCGACGAGGTGCTGCGCAACATCGAAGCTCTGGGACTCGAAGCACTGGTGGTTATCGGCGGCGACGGCAGTATGACCATTGCCCGCAAGCTGATGCAGAAAGGCGTGCCGATCGTCGGTGTGCCCAAGACGATCGACAATGATCTTTACGGCACCGATTACACCTTCGGCTATGATACGGCCGTATCGATTGCAGCCGAGGCCATCGACCGCATTCACACCACCGCCGAGTCGCACCACCGCATCATGCTGGTCGAGATCATGGGACGCTATGCCGGTTGGTTGACTTTGGGTGCCGGTTTGGCTTCCGGTGCGGATGTGATCATTATTCCGGAGATCGAATATGATCTCGAGGCAATCATCGAAGTCGTTGAGCAGCGCAGTAAACGCGGCCGACGTTTCAGCCTCATCGCCGTTTCCGAGGGCGCCAAACCGCGCGGCGGCCAACTGACGGTGCAGCGAATCGTCGAAGACAGTCCTGAAAAGATTCGTCTCGGCGGCGTCAGCATCAAACTATGCAATGAAATCGAAGCCGCGACCGGCCTGGAAGCGCGGGCAACCATTCTCGGTCATCTGCAGCGCGGAGGCACTCCCACTGCATTCGATCGTATTTTGTCGACACGCTACGGTGTCGCGGCGGCAGAGCTGATCATACGCGGTGAATTCGGCCGTATGACCGCATTGCAGGGGGGGCGCATCACGCACGTGCCCATCGAAGAGGTCGGCGGACGAACGCGAACCGTGGATCCGGAAAACGAACTGCTGCGCGCTGCCCTAGCGACCGGCGTAAGCTTGGGCGTAAAATTGTAGAGAACTTGTAAATTGGAAAGGAAATCCTCTTGAGCCACTCTTTCAAACGAATTTTAGTAACCAGCGCTTTGCCGTACGCCAACGGCCCGATTCATCTGGGACATTTGGCGGGCGCTTATTTGCCGGCCGATATCTATGTACGTTATCAAAGACTCAAAAAGCGCGATGTGTTGTACATCTGCGGCTCTGATGAGCACGGCGTGCCGATCACCATTGCTGCCGAAAAACGCGGCGTTTCTCCGCAGGCCATCGTGGACGAATATCACGAGCGCAACAAAGCAGCCTTTGCCAAGTTCGGGATGTCGTTCGACTATTACGGCCGCACCAGCTCGCCCGTGCATCACCAAACGTCGCAGGAATTTTTTCTGACCCTCTACCGTAAAGGGATCTTTAAAAAGAAACGGGAAAAGCAGCTCTATGACCCCAAAGCCAAAATGTTTTTGCCCGACCGCTACGTGCGGGGAGAATGTCCGATTTGCGGCTTTGCCGAAGCTTACGGCGATCAGTGTGAAAAATGCGGCTCTTCGCTGTCGCCGACCGACCTAAAGAATCCAAAGAGCGCTCTTACCGGCGAAACGCCCGAGCTGCGCGAAACCGAGCATTGGTACATTCCGTTGGGCGATTTTCAGCCGCGCCTCGAAGACTGGCTGGCGACGCGCCGCGGTTGGAAACCCAACGTCATGGGACAGGTCAAGAGCTGGCTGGCCGAAGGGCTGTCGGATCGGGCCGTAACCCGCGACCTGTCGTGGGGCGTCAAAACGCCGCTGCCCGAAGCGGAGGGCAAGGTGCTCTATGTCTGGTTCGATGCGCCGATCGGCTATATTTCCGCCACCAAAGAATGGGCCATGCAGAAAGGCGATCCTGAACTTTGGAAAACCTACTGGCAGAGCCAGGACACCAAGCTGGTTCATTTTATCGGCAAGGACAACATCGTCTTTCATTGCATCATGTTTCCCGCCATGCTGATGGCGCACGGAGATTATGTGCTGCCCGACAACGTGCCGGCCAATGAGTTTCTCAATCTGGAAGGGAACAAGCTCAGCACCAGCCGCAACTATGCGGTGTGGCTGGAAGATTACGCGGCCAAATTCGAGATCGATCCGCTGCGCTATTATCTTGCCGCCAATGCGCCGGAGACCAAGGACTCTGATTTTACATGGAGCGAATTCCTCCAGCGCAACAACAGCGAGCTGGCGGACATTTTGGGCAATTTCATCAATCGTACGCTGGCATTCTTGGATCAACGCTTCGAAGGCGTTATCCCTGCCCGAGGGGAGACGGATGATTTGGACCGCAGCATGCTCGAGACGATTCGTCGCGCGCCCGAACTCGTCGGCGAAGCCGTCGAGCGTTTTGAAATTCGCCGCGCCGTCGCTCTGCTGATGGATACGGCCCGCAGCGCCAACAAATATTTCAACGATCAGGCGCCGTGGCTGACGATCAAAGAAAATCCCGCAAAATGCGCAACCACGATCAATATCTGTCTGCAGGCCTGCGCCTTGTTTGCGGTACTGATGGAGCCGGTGATGCCCTTTTCCGCAGAAAAGCTTTGGAAGATGCTGGGATTCGAAGGCGACCTGCACGATCAAAAATGGGACGCTGCGGGTGAATTTCCTCTGCCGGTCGGCAAAAAGATCGGTAAACCGGCAATTCTTTTCCGAAAAATCGAAGAGGCGGAAATTCAGCCGGAGATCGAGCGGCTGCGCCGGGTCCAGGAATCGCTGAATAAACCGCCGGTTCAGGAAGAGACGCCGCTGATATCGATCGACCAGTTTGCTCAAGTACAGCTGCGCGTGGCTACGGTGCTGCAGGCTGAAAGGATTCCCAAGGCGGACAAGCTGCTCAAACTGCAGATCAAAATCGGCGATGAACGACGGCAGATCGTTGCCGGCATAGCCCAGCGTTATACCCCCGAGGAATTGATCGGCAAAAAGATCATTGTCGTCGCCAACCTGCAGCCAGCGGTTATTCGCGGCATTGAATCGCGCGGCATGCTGCTCGCTGCCGAAGATGCGGAAGGCCGCTTTTCTCTGCTCGGCTTGGACCGAGAGGTTGCCGACGGCGCGAAAATCCGTTGAAACTCGAGCTGGAAAACGCGGACGCCCAAATGCTGATCGACACGCACGCCCATCTCGATTACGACCGCTATGATGGAGATCGTGAGGATGTGATACGACGCGCCGTTGCCGAGGGTGTTACGGCCGTCATCACCGTCGGCGTCGATCACCGCAGCTCCCTGACGGCGGTCAAGTTGGCGGAACACTATCCTCAGCTCTATGCCGCGGTCGGCGTCCATCCGCATGATGCCGCTTCAATGAGCGATGAACAGTTTGAAGAGCTGGCCGAATTGGTCAACCATCCGCGCGTCGTAGCCGTGGGCGAAGTAGGACTTGACTATCACTACAATTACTCGGCTCCCGAGGTGCAGCGCCGCGTCTTTCGCCGTTTTATCGATTTGGCGCTGCGTTCGGAAAAGCCGTTGATCATTCACACGCGCGAGGCGGCTGAAGACACGCGATCGTTGCTGCACGAGAGGAAACGACACGGCTGGCGCGGCGTATTTCACTGTTTTTCCGGCGACGAGAGCGAAGCGGAGCGGGTCTTAGAGATGGGTTTTCATATTTCTTTTACCGGCGTCGTTACGTTCCGCAACGCAAGAGCCGCCCAGGTCGCGCGCCGGGTTCCCTTGGACAGGCTTTTGGTGGAAACAGATTGTCCCTATCTCACGCCGGAGCCGTTTCGCGGCAAACGCAACGAGCCGGCTTTTGTCGTCTATGTGGCGCGCAAAATGGCTGAACTGAAAGGCGTCCCCTTTGACACGCTCGCCGACCTGACGACGCAAAACGCCGCCGTACTGTTCGGCCTGCCCCTTGAAAAGCTGTCCGATTCGATCCGATGAAGCCGAAAAAGAGTCTGGGTCAGAATTTCCTCGTCGACCTCAACATGGCGCTCAAGATGGTCGAGGCAATCGGCCCGCAACCGGACGATATTATGGTTGAGATCGGTCCGGGCCACGGCATTCTGACTCGACTGCTGCAGCCCCGCGTACGCAAACTCTACGCCGTGGAAATCGACCAACGATTTTACGAAGAACTGCGGGCAAAATTTGCCGGTTGCGACAACTTTGTGCTGGTGGAAAGCGACATCCTGGACTTTGATTTTTCCGCCACTGCGGCTGATCAAGTGCGCGTCGTCGGTAATATTCCCTACAACATTACCAGCCCGATCCTTTTTCACACGTTTGAGTACCGGAAGCAGATTAGAGATGTCACCCTTCTCATGCAGAAGGAGGTCGGCGTACGTGCGGCGGCAGAAGAGAATTGTAAGGACTATGGCGTGTTGTCGGTCTTGGGTCAGGCTTTGGCCGATGTCGAGCTGCTGATGAAAGTACCGCCGACCGTTTTTCGTCCCCGCCCCAAAGTGGATTCGGTTCTCGTGCGCTGGCGATTCAACGAAGAACGGGCGCGCCGCATCCGTGATGAGAAGTTTTTTCGGCAGATCGTACGGCGCGCTTTCAACCAACGCCGCAAAATGCTGCGCAACTCGCTGAAAGATTTTGCCGACCTGACGCGTTTTGATTTTACCCGTCGACCGGAACAGCTGAGCGTCGAAGAGTGGATCGATTTGGCTAACGAGCTGTTTGAAAAAGTCCAATCGACAACCACGAGGTGAGTATTGTCGATTCAAAAGGCTGAAGCCGTGGTTCTACACAGCCGACCGCAGGGCGAGACGAGCAAAATCATCACGCTCTATACGCGCGAGTTCGGCAAGCTGTCACTGATGGCCAAAGGATCCCGCGGTCTACAGTCCAAATATCTTGGCGCACTCGAGAGCTTTAATCACCTGTCGATTGTTTTCTACCAAAAAGAAGAGCGCAGTCTTCAGTATCTCAGCCAGGCGACCATTCTGAATCCTTTTATGAATCTGCGCAGCCAATTGGGTCGTACGGTTTTGGCGGCCATTCCCTGTGAGATCGTCGAGCGGACGGAGGTTGAATCGCGACCGCACGTCCAATTGTTCGACCTATTGCTCGAAGCGCTTTCAGCGCTCGATACTGCTGAAAGAGGCCTGCGCAACATCGTAAGAGCCTTTATTTTGCATTTTGCTTCGCTGGCGGGATTCGCTCCGCAATTGTATCGTTGCCGCGACTGCGGCGCAGAGGCGGCTGACTCGGACGTTTCGTTTCTCCTACGGGACGGCTCTTATTTGTGCGGGGCATGCGCGGCTGAGGGCTTCGGCAAAAGACTCTCCGCCGCAGCGCTGCAGACGCTCCGCAGCCTTGCCGTCTCGTCGCTTTCGACAGCAACGCGACGGCCGGTCTCTGCCGCTCTAGGTGAAGAGTTGGACGCGTTTTTGTTCGATTATTTGGCCGTACATTTGGAGGAGATGAAAAGCTGCAGGTCTCTGAAGGTGCTCCACAGCCTGCAAAATCATTTATCGAGAGAGGAAACGGAAAGCTGATCTGCTTATGAACCCCAACGCATCCGTCGGAATCGTCGAAAAGAAATATTTCACCTTTGCTGAACCGCCCAACGAGATGCCGCTGGAGAGCGGCGAACGGCTTGGCCCGATTACGCTGGCTTACGAGACTTACGGCAGGTTGAACGATCGGCGCGACAACGCGATTCTCATCTGCCATGCTCTGTCGGGAGATTCACATGTCGCCGGCTATTACTCGGAAAAGGACCGCAAGCCGGGATGGTGGGAATTCATGGTCGGCTCCGGCCGCGCCATCGACACGGATAAATATTTCGTCATCTGTTCGAACGTGATTGCCGGCTGCCAAGGATCGACAGGACCATCATCCCTAAAACCGGATGGAAAGGGCCATTATAACCTCAGTTTCCCGGTGGTGACTATCGGCGACATGGTGCGCGCGCAGACGAAGCTTATAGATCATCTCGGTATCGAAAAGCTGATGTGCGTCCTAGGCGGTTCCATGGGCGGCATGCAGGTGCTCGAATGGATAGTGGAGTACCCCGATCGCGTCGCTTCAGCGATTCCACACGCCACCACCACACGTTTGACGGCGCAAGGCATCGCTTTCCACGAGGTCGGAAGACAGGCTATTTACGCCGATCCCGACTGGCGCGGCGGCGATTATCTGGAGTACGGCGTTGTCCCGCGTAAAGGCTTGGCCGTTGCCAGAATGCTTGCGCATATTACCTATCTCAGCGAAGAGTCAATGCACCAAAAATTCGGCAGAAGGCTGCGCGAAAAGGAACGGTACGGTTACGATTTCAGCACCGATTTCGAAGTGGAAAGCTATCTCCACTATCAGGGAGAATCCTTTGTACAGCGTTTCGATGCCAACTCTTACCTTTATATCACCAAGGCCATCGACTATTTTGACCTGAAGCAGGATTATGGCACGCTAGAGGATGCTTTTGCCAAAGTCAAGGCCAAGGTGCTCGTTTTTTCGTTTACTTCGGACTGGCTCTTTCCGACCGTGCAAAACCTGGAAATTGTGCGCGCTTTGCAGGCGCACCGCAAGCCGGTCAGCTTTATCGAGTTCCAATCGCCTTTCGGCCATGATTCGTTTCTGATCGAAAATCCGCAACAGGAAAAGGTCGTCGCCGACTTTTTAGCACATGTTTACGACTGATATTTCGACACCAGCGGAGTCAAGCATGCCTCATCATCGAACTTTTTATTCGCGCGTCGACTTGGAGACGATTTTCGAGCTGATAGAACCTCACAGCTCTGTTCTCGACTTGGGCTGCGGTGACGGCGAGCTGTTGCTCAAATTAATGAAGGAAAAGCAGATCGACGCCCACGGCGTGGAAATCAACGCTGATCTGGTCAGCGAGTGTATCGCCAAAGGTATTCCGACGCTGCATTCGGATTTGAATGCCGGTCTGGGCGATTTTCCGGACAACTCTTTCGACTATGTCGTGCTCAGCCAAACGCTGCAGCAGATTCGTCGGCCCGATTACATCTTGGCAGATCTCCTGCGTGTGGGCAGACGCGGCATCGTCGGTCTGATCAATTTTGGCTATTGGAAAGTGCGAGGATATCTGCTTTTGCGCGGCGCCATGCCCAAATCGCCCGCTCTTCCTTATGAATGGTACGATACGCCGAACATTCACCTCTCCACCCTCAAAGACTTTGAACGACTCTGCCGACAGTTGAATATTCGCCTCGCCAAGCAGATCAACATCGCCAACCGCAAACGAGGACAACTCCTGCCCAACCTCCGCCCCAATCTGTTCGCTGAACTGGCCGTTTTCGTTATTGAACGCGGCTGACCAAGGATTTTCCGGCTTTTGCTTCCTTTGCTCCAATAAAAATGTTTGGTGAATGAAGAAAAAAATATCTATTATGCGCAAGCTGTGCGCTGCCGTATCTTTTAAACAAAATCGTCAGGGCATCGAGCAAAGGCCATAAACCCTTGGAGATGAACATGCAGAAAGCGCGTCAAACTCTGCTTGCCGGAATCTTTTTGATTCTGGTGTTGACGCCGATTTGGGGTACAGCGCAAAACGTCGTGGTCAACAGCAGCTTTGAGGATGACAGCGGCTGGACGGTCTATAACGGCGGAACGCCCAATGATATTGTCGAGTACACCTTCCCGTATACGGCCGACAAGCCGACGCTCGGCAGCGGCAACGCCTGCCTGCACTTTTACGGCGAGATCGTTTCCGGCAGTTCTTGGATCAACGGCCTGATTTGGCAGCCCGTTACTTTGCAGGGAGGGAAGACCTATATCCTCGATGCCGCCTGGAAATATCTTGACGGAAACGTCGATGCCGGTTCCTGGTTCCAGATCTACGTCAGCCAAGAAGAGCCCGTCGATGGACAAGATTGGACGCCGATCGGCAGCAGCCACTCCGACCGCATGTACGGTTTCAATTCTTGGTCCGGTTGCTCCGGACTGGATATTGACGGCATGTTTATGGATGAAGCCTGTGATCCCAATCACAATGCGCTCTACCGGGCCCCTGCCGCTCCCGGAGAGCAAGTAGAGGTTTACCTCGGGCTGAAGACTGGAGCCGGCTGGGGTGGTACCTATTTCGAAATCCTTGTTGACGACATTACGTTTAGAGAAAATAAAGTCCTTAACGGCGATTTCGAGGATGCCGCCGACTGGTCTGTTACCGGCGGTGCAGCTGCGGATAAACTTGATGTCGTGCTTTCTCAAAGCGGCAATAATGGTCCGGCGCTGGGCAAAGGAAAATTTTTATCGATTAAAGGAGCGGCAAATACCGGAAATTGCGAGGGAGTGATCTGGCAGCCGGTTAAGCTGATCGGCGGCGCCGAATACGGATTTAACGCCGGTTTTCGGCATATCTCCGGTGATTTGACGGCCGGATTTTATTGTATCGTTTATGTTGCTCCCGAGGCCCCCGTCGAAGGCCAGGAATGGAAACCGTCGGTCACACCTGTCGCGTTTTTCAATTCGGCTGCCGGCTGCAGCGGCAACGGAGCAAACGGTACGTTTCGGCGCGACGGCTGCGGCGGTTTCGGACGCTTTACCGCTTTCGGAGCACCGGGACAAGAAGTGACAGCTTATTTGGGATTCAAAACCGGATGCAGCAAAGCCGTAGCCGCTTTCGAAGTTACGATCGACGATGTAAGCCTTGTGCTTTTGAGCGAGACATCCGCTCAAGTCGTTGAACAAAAAGAGCAAACTCCGATAGAGTGCATCCTCGAACAAAATTACCCCAATCCGTTCAATCCATACACGGATATCAAGTTCACTCTACCGAAAACCTCTAACGCAAGGCTGGCGGTTTATGATCTTTCCGGCCGGACCGTATCCATTCTGCTCGATGGAACCGTGGAAGCCGGAAGTCATACCGTAAGCTTTAGCGGCGAGGGACTGAGCACCGGGATTTATCTCTATGCTTTGGAAGTAGAAGGACAAAAGATCACCAGACGGATGGTTCTGCTAAAGTAGGAAAGAGAAGAGTTGAAAGGCGGCTCACAAAAGCCGCCTTTTTTATTCGATACCGCGAATCTTTTCCATAAACTGCGCCCTCAGCCACATTTCAGCAGAGTCCGTATTGCAGAAGGCAAGCTTGCCGCGAAAGTCGTTCAATTTGGCAAAGCCGTGCGCCTTCATCCATACCGAAACTTCGTCCAAAAGATCGCGCAATCGATCCAAGCCTTGCTGATAAAATAGAGAAGCGATCTGAACGGTTTGAGCGCCCGCCAATATCAACTTGATCACGTCGGCACCGCTCTTTACACCTGTGACGGCGGAGATGTCGCAACCGACTTGTCCATAAAGCACCGCCGTCCATCGCAAAGTTTTGAACAGGTCATAAGAACTGCTGAAGGAAAAGGTCGTGGTGAGGGTCAGCCGATCGATGTCGATGTCCGGCTCGGTGAAGCGGTTAAAGATGACAACCCCGCGGGCGCCGCTGTCGGCCAACCGTGAGACAAAGTGCGGCAATGAACTGAAATAAGGCCCAATCTTGACCGCGACCGGAATGGAAACCTGTTTAGTCACTTCCCGCAGGATGTCCAGGTACATTTTTTCGATCGTTGCCGCGTCTTCCTTTTTGTCGATCGCCGTTTTAAAGATGTTGAGCTCCAAAGCGTCGGCGCCTGCTTCCTGAAGCTGCCGTGCATACGAGATCCACCATTTGGCCGTCACGCAGTTGACGCTCGCAATGACCGGAATGGAAACCAAGCGTTTAGCTTCGCTGAGCATTTCGCAATATTCCTGCGGGCCATACTGCAGCTCCAATTGCGCCCGAAGATAATCGTACGCTTCTGTATGCAGCGCAGCCGAGGCATCGATCTGAAAATCCTTTTGCGCCAACACTTCTTCAAAAATGCTTTTTACGACTACGGCTCCGGCGCCGAATTTCTCGCAATCGGCAATCTTGGCTGCCGATTTGGTCAGTCCGCTCGACGCAACGATCAACGGATTGCGCAATTGAAGTCCGAGGTAAGACGTGGACAGATCGATCATGTTCATCTCCTTCGATGCGGTGTATGCGTATCGTCAATTTCTTTAATTTGCACCACAAAAGCAAGCGGCAAAATCCTTTTCCTGCTTGTAACTCCGGCTAAGAAAATTTAAATTGGCGCAAAAGGAGGAATCGAACATGCAATGGGACTGGATAGATTTGCGAAATCTTGATTTCAACGCGTTCGAAATTTGGCAAGGCCAAGGGCTGCTGTTGGCGAGCGGCGATTATGCGCAAAGGCATTACAACGCCATGACCATCGGCTGGGGAGCATTCGGTATTCTTTGGGGAAAACCGGCAGCCTTTGTGTTTGTCCGGCCGACGCGATTCACATTTCAATTTATGGAGCAATACCCTACTTTTTCCATCTCTGCTTTTTCCAAAGACTACGCATCGGCGCTGCACATTATGGGAACCCGCTCAGGCAGAGACGGCGACAAGTTTGCCGCCGCCTCTCTTACCGTCATTCCGAGCGGACGCATCGCCGCTCCCTCTTTTGCAGAAGCCGAATGGACGGCAGAATGCCGTACGATTTTCCGCCAGGATATTGAGCCGAAAGGTTTTCTCGATAAAGAGATCGAAGCTTTTTACCCGCGCCAAGACTATCACCGCCTTTATGTCGGAGAAATCCTCGGCCTGCGGCGCAGAGTTGATTAACGGATGCTTTCCAGAGCTTCGAGGCGCTCCGTCGCACGGGCGCGATATTCACGTGCGCCCTTGTGATCTGGATTGAGGCGCAGCACCTCATTCCACCATTTGATCGCTTCCAGATAATCTCCGGCCGTGTAGTAGGTCATGCCCCGATTAAAAAATTCATCCACGTCGCGGCGCAGAGCGTTTCGGCATGACTTTATTACTTCCTCTGCGGCGGCATCGGGATTGAGAATCCTCGCAGCTTGAGCGCTTTGCAGAGCGGCAAGTAAATCGTGTTGCTGCAATTTACGCCTCGCATTGCTTAGCAGCGTTTCAGCGTCTACCTGGCGCCGAATGCGTTCCAATAAAATTGCCGTCTCTTTTGGCCGGAGGCCGGTTCTTTGCAGGGAATCTGCCAGAATGACGGCGATCTCGAATTTTTTTGCCGCAAAGGCTGCCTGCGCCTGTCGTAAAAGAGACTGGCCCCGGTCGCTCGTCGGGGCATTGAGTCGGGCCAGGAAATTTCTGGCCTTGACATGGTTTGGATCGTATGTCAAAACCGTTTCGAAGGCCGTCCTGGCCTCGAGGGAATCTCCCTTTTGCAGCGCAGACTCTCCGCGTTGCAGGTGATCTTCGATCTGTTCCTCAACCATGCGCTGAATTTCATCCGCCTTTTCTGCAGCAATCGGATGGTCTTTTTCCAACGCCGATACCTGCTGATAGGCTGAAAGGGCGCCTTTCCAATCACCTCGGCTTTCTTTTTCTGCTGCTTCATCCAGAAGGGCGGACACAGTACGGCGATTCAGCTTTTTCTGTAGACGCACATTGGACAACTGCTCGAACGCCTCAGAATGCGTCGGCTGGATTTTGACGGTCGTCAAAAACTCTTCCTCCGCCGCATAGAGTTCTTTTCGGCTCAGATATTCAAGACCTGCTAAGTAATGGCGTTCGGCTTCCTCGGCATCTTTTTCCCGAAACCGCTGCAGGTAATCCTTCACCAATTGTTGTTTTGGGTCGAGTAGCTGCACTGCTTCAAAAATGCGTCGCGCTTCCGAATCGGATGAGTCGTAGAGCTCGACGGCTCTTCGGACCCATGTTTCGATTTCCGGTTTGGCCGCGGCAGAAAGAGCAGCCAGGTGCTTGCGGAGTTTGGGATGCAAAGGGTTGATTTTTGCCGCTTCCGTAAGGAGGAAAGCTGCCTCCAAAGTCCTCTTTTCAGCCAAGCGCTGCAGCGCCAGAGAACTGAGCGAGTCGATCAATCGCTCGTCTTCCTTAACGAGAAGCTCAACCCCCTCATACAGTGCCCGCGCGTAGAGGTGATCTTTGTCATAGTACAACGCTTTGCGGGCTTGCTGCAGCGCCTCTGTTCGATGTCGCAGGCGCAGAGCTTCTTTGGCACGATGGTAATGTCTTTCGGCGGCTGTAGTCGGCTCGTCACCAATCCGCAAGGAACCGCTTACCATCAGTCGTTGAGCCCGTGAATCGAATGCAACCTCGATCACAAGCGGATCCTTGCGCCAAGACAGCCCGTAATTGATATTGCCTTGGCCTGTTTCGAGTCCTGCATAGGCGGTCAAAAATCGCCGCATTTCCCACGAAAAACCGATGTGATTGCTATTTCGGTCGTTTTGCCAACGGCGGCTGTAAAAAAGTGTGATTTTTTCGTACGGTGTGCGGTAGGCAACGCCCGCGCCGAGTTCCTCGGCATTCTTTCTGGAAAAGTATGAAGCACCGAACAAGATTCTGTGTAGAAAAAAGCGGTAAAAGATCGAATAAGGAGTTGGTCGAGTAGCCGGTTGGAGTGAATAAAGGATTCCAATACGGCCTTCGATGCTTTCATCTTTGGATTGTCGTACGGCAGCCAGGCTGCCGCCTAAAAAAAGCCCATAGGAGAGTGATCGCGCCAAGGAGACGCCGAGTTGCTTCTTTGGGTTAGGAATTGATTCAGCAGAGAAATACCATACACCGAACGTACCGCTCGGAGGTAAAAAGGCTGTTGCGGCCCAATAATTCAGCGTATAAGGCTCGCAAAAGGAAGCCGCAATTTGCGAATATCGGTTGACGGCCGATGCGGCAGGATTCCAGAACAACGAAGCGGCGTCGGTTAGGAACAGTGAGGCGCTGCCGCCGGTGGCAACGCCGACGGCGGAAGGAGAGGTTTCGGCCCGCAGATTGATCGAGAGAGCAATATTAAAGGA
This genomic interval from candidate division KSB1 bacterium contains the following:
- a CDS encoding T9SS type A sorting domain-containing protein, translating into MQKARQTLLAGIFLILVLTPIWGTAQNVVVNSSFEDDSGWTVYNGGTPNDIVEYTFPYTADKPTLGSGNACLHFYGEIVSGSSWINGLIWQPVTLQGGKTYILDAAWKYLDGNVDAGSWFQIYVSQEEPVDGQDWTPIGSSHSDRMYGFNSWSGCSGLDIDGMFMDEACDPNHNALYRAPAAPGEQVEVYLGLKTGAGWGGTYFEILVDDITFRENKVLNGDFEDAADWSVTGGAAADKLDVVLSQSGNNGPALGKGKFLSIKGAANTGNCEGVIWQPVKLIGGAEYGFNAGFRHISGDLTAGFYCIVYVAPEAPVEGQEWKPSVTPVAFFNSAAGCSGNGANGTFRRDGCGGFGRFTAFGAPGQEVTAYLGFKTGCSKAVAAFEVTIDDVSLVLLSETSAQVVEQKEQTPIECILEQNYPNPFNPYTDIKFTLPKTSNARLAVYDLSGRTVSILLDGTVEAGSHTVSFSGEGLSTGIYLYALEVEGQKITRRMVLLK
- a CDS encoding dihydroorotate dehydrogenase-like protein; this encodes MIDLSTSYLGLQLRNPLIVASSGLTKSAAKIADCEKFGAGAVVVKSIFEEVLAQKDFQIDASAALHTEAYDYLRAQLELQYGPQEYCEMLSEAKRLVSIPVIASVNCVTAKWWISYARQLQEAGADALELNIFKTAIDKKEDAATIEKMYLDILREVTKQVSIPVAVKIGPYFSSLPHFVSRLADSGARGVVIFNRFTEPDIDIDRLTLTTTFSFSSSYDLFKTLRWTAVLYGQVGCDISAVTGVKSGADVIKLILAGAQTVQIASLFYQQGLDRLRDLLDEVSVWMKAHGFAKLNDFRGKLAFCNTDSAEMWLRAQFMEKIRGIE
- a CDS encoding flavin reductase, coding for MQWDWIDLRNLDFNAFEIWQGQGLLLASGDYAQRHYNAMTIGWGAFGILWGKPAAFVFVRPTRFTFQFMEQYPTFSISAFSKDYASALHIMGTRSGRDGDKFAAASLTVIPSGRIAAPSFAEAEWTAECRTIFRQDIEPKGFLDKEIEAFYPRQDYHRLYVGEILGLRRRVD
- a CDS encoding tetratricopeptide repeat protein, with protein sequence MFISPNHKPVLLFIFSFNIALSINLRAETSPSAVGVATGGSASLFLTDAASLFWNPAASAVNRYSQIAASFCEPYTLNYWAATAFLPPSGTFGVWYFSAESIPNPKKQLGVSLARSLSYGLFLGGSLAAVRQSKDESIEGRIGILYSLQPATRPTPYSIFYRFFLHRILFGASYFSRKNAEELGAGVAYRTPYEKITLFYSRRWQNDRNSNHIGFSWEMRRFLTAYAGLETGQGNINYGLSWRKDPLVIEVAFDSRAQRLMVSGSLRIGDEPTTAAERHYHRAKEALRLRHRTEALQQARKALYYDKDHLYARALYEGVELLVKEDERLIDSLSSLALQRLAEKRTLEAAFLLTEAAKINPLHPKLRKHLAALSAAAKPEIETWVRRAVELYDSSDSEARRIFEAVQLLDPKQQLVKDYLQRFREKDAEEAERHYLAGLEYLSRKELYAAEEEFLTTVKIQPTHSEAFEQLSNVRLQKKLNRRTVSALLDEAAEKESRGDWKGALSAYQQVSALEKDHPIAAEKADEIQRMVEEQIEDHLQRGESALQKGDSLEARTAFETVLTYDPNHVKARNFLARLNAPTSDRGQSLLRQAQAAFAAKKFEIAVILADSLQRTGLRPKETAILLERIRRQVDAETLLSNARRKLQQHDLLAALQSAQAARILNPDAAAEEVIKSCRNALRRDVDEFFNRGMTYYTAGDYLEAIKWWNEVLRLNPDHKGAREYRARATERLEALESIR